In Populus alba chromosome 1, ASM523922v2, whole genome shotgun sequence, a single window of DNA contains:
- the LOC118039142 gene encoding expansin-like B1, with amino-acid sequence MIIMGFALKYGYSILCVVAVVALLPARSYSQDYTCSRATYFGSPDCLGTPTGACGFGGYGGTVNDANVAGVSRLFKNGSGCGGCYQVSCKAPNLCSDDGVNVVVTDYGEGDNTDFILSTRAYSRMARSNMALELFAYGVVDVEFRRIPCRFPGYNLMFKVHEHSRFPEYLAIVLLYQAGQNEILAVELQQENCKEWRGMRRAYGAVWDMANPPKGAISLKLQVCGSAAEVTWVQADNVLPSDWKAGVAYDSAIQLP; translated from the exons ATGATAATTATGGGGTTTGCGCTTAAATATGGTTATTCCATTCTTTGTGTCGTGGCAGTAGTGGCACTACTGCCTGCAAGAAGTTACTCCCAAGACTACACCTGCTCAAGAGCAACTTATTTTGGGAGCCCTGATTGCTTAGGGACACCAA CTGGAGCTTGCGGGTTTGGAGGATATGGAGGGACGGTCAATGACGCTAATGTAGCTGGTGTTTCAAGACTCTTCAAGAATGGTTCTGGCTGTGGTGGTTGCTATCAG GTTAGCTGCAAAGCTCCAAACCTCTGCTCCGATGATGGGGTGAACGTCGTGGTTACTGACTATGGTGAGGGAGACAACACTGACTTCATCCTGAGCACACGTGCATACTCGAGAATGGCACGTTCAAACATGGCCTTAGAGCTGTTCGCGTATGGTGTTGTTGATGTAGAATTCAGGAGGATCCCTTGCCGTTTCCCTGGTTATAATCTCATGTTCAAGGTCCATGAACACAGCAGGTTTCCTGAGTACTTGGCCATAGTTCTTCTGTACCAAGCTGGCCAAAATGAGATTTTGGCTGTGGAATTACAGCAG GAGAATTGCAAGGAATGGAGAGGCATGAGAAGAGCCTATGGGGCAGTGTGGGATATGGCTAATCCACCAAAGGGTGCCATTAGCTTGAAGCTCCAGGTCTGTGGCAGTGCAGCAGAGGTGACATGGGTCCAAGCAGATAATGTCTTACCGAGTGACTGGAAGGCTGGGGTTGCTTATGACTCAGCCATTCAGCTTCCTTGA
- the LOC118039185 gene encoding subtilisin-like protease SBT2.5: MGKALIAEISFHGSDPSPNTLRWLMKLTCFALGALKKSRIDLKVHLTLRGKEKKRVITKSNLTPHRIEEASLAYKERLRTSHDVFLESLLLKDTYNKLYSYTHLVNGFAVNVQSKEVLRTLKNATGVRAIHEDVKMEKFTTHTPRFLGIPTGVWPILGGAESSGEGVVIGFIDTGINPLHPSFTGGSSARFTNSSKYKGKCVTGEKFPSTSCNGKIVGAQYFARAAIAAGDFNATRDYASPYDAVGHGSHTASTAAGNHQIPVIANDFNYGYASGMAPGARIAVYKALYTFGGYMSDVVAAVDQAVEDGVDILSLSIGPSSVPSGPSAFLNVLEMELLFATKAGVFVVQAAGNGGPSPSSILSFSPWITSVAASIIDRKYSNSIILGNGRSFSGTGLARNIPTLALVY; encoded by the exons ATGGGAAAGGCGTTGATAGCTGAAATAAGCTTTCACGGTTCAGACCCATCACCTAATACACTTCGATGGCTCATGAAATTAACATGTTTTGCACTCGGTGCTCTGAAGAAGAGCAGGATTGATCTTAAGGTGCATCTCACTTTGCGtggcaaggaaaagaaaagggtcaTTAC aaaatcaaatttgactCCGCATAGGATTGAGGAGGCTTCTTTGGCATACAAAGAGAGATTAAGGACAAGCCATGACGTATTCTTAGAATCCCTGCTCCTGAAAGATACCTACAACAAGCTCTACAGCTACACTCATTTGGTTAATGGGTTTGCAGTCAATGTTCAGTCCAAGGAG GTCCTCAGAACTCTGAAGAACGCAACAGGAGTTAGAGCTATCCATGAAGATGTCAAAATGGAGAAGTTTACAACACATACACCTCGCTTTCTTGGGATTCCTACTGGTGTTTGGCCAATTTTAGGGGGAGCAGAGAGTTCGGGTGAGGGGGTAGTAATAGGTTTTATTGACACGGGGATAAACCCTCTTCATCCAAGTTTTACAGGTGGTTCCTCTGCACGATTTACAAACAGTTCCAAATACAAAGGAAAATGTGTCACCGGAGAGAAGTTTCCTTCAACATCATGCAATGGCAAGATAGTAGGGGCACAATATTTTGCTCGTGCAGCAATAGCTGCTGGTGACTTCAATGCAACACGCGATTATGCATCCCCCTATGATGCTGTTGGTCATGGAAG CCATACAGCCTCCACAGCTGCTGGAAACCACCAAATACCAGTGATTGCCAACGACTTCAATTACGGTTATGCAAGTGGCATGGCTCCCGGAGCAAG GATTGCTGTGTACAAAGCTCTTTACACATTTGGAGGTTACATGTCAGATGTCGTGGCTGCTGTGGATCAG GCAGTGGAGGATGGAGTTGATATATTAAGCCTCTCCATAGGGCCATCTAGTGTCCCATCTGGTCCTTCTGCCTTCCTCAATGTGCTAGAAATGGAGCTTTTATTTGCTACAAAAGCTGGAGTTTTTGTTGTTCAAGCTGCTGGAAATGGTGGCCCTTCTCCCAGTTCGATCCTTTCTTTTAGCCCCTGGATCACCAGTGTAGCTGCCTCCATCATCGATCGCAAGTACAGCAACTCAATCATTCTTGGGAATGGGCGAAGCTTCTCTGGCACTGGTCTTGCCCGTAATATTCCAACTCTTGCCCTTGTTTATTAA
- the LOC118039138 gene encoding subtilisin-like protease SBT2.5: MNNCAAPTAGEMPYRIVAAADVSHRNTTSVLEVESCQHPEHFILSSVRNKLVICTYTFDFENEAASIAAVASTIQKIGAAGFIITMDPDIGSEQVRGTTMTMQVPAIILNNIQSSRALWEYYNSNTIRSTSGQAVGFAARARILDGRRAFFTRQAPIVASYSSRGPDVNNALLQTADVLKPNVMAPGSSIWAAWSPNSEGDPSIKGQNFALVSGTSMATPHIAGIAALIKQKHPRWSPAAITSAMMTTASTFDHSGSPILAQLTSQIAPATPFDFGAGFINPVHAIDPGLVFDSHFEQYVQFLCAVPGVDEGSVRQAVGTGCPTKRRAWCSDLNTASVTISNLVGSRKVIRSVTNVSSRNEVYRVTVRQPSGVNVTVSPRVVVISGNASKHLSIMLTAIKATRSYTFGEMVLHGSRKHVVRVPIAVYVSKSLKS, from the exons ATGAATAATTGTGCAGCTCCAACAGCAGGAGAAATGCCTTACCGAATAGTGGCAGCAGCTGATGTCTCTCATAGGAACACCACTAGTGTTCTAGAAGTTGAAAGCTGTCAGCATCCAGAACACTTCATCTTATCATCAGTTCGAAACAAGCTGGTTATCTGCACTTATACCTTTGACTTTGAAAATGAGGCTGCAAGCATCGCAGCTGTTGCAAGCACAATACAGAAGATAGGGGCTGCAGGTTTTATCATCACAATGGATCCTGACATTGGTTCTGAGCAAGTCAGGGGTACCACAATGACTATGCAAGTACCTGCCATTATACTGAACAACATACAATCTTCCAGA GCATTGTGGGAGTATTATAACTCAAATACCATCAGGAGTACCAGTGGACAAGCTGTGGGTTTTGCTGCAAGGGCAAGAATATTGGATGGAAGGCGAGCATTCTTTACTCGGCAGGCACCAATTGTTGCATCCTATTCGTCTAGAGGTCCCGATGTGAACAATGCACTTTTGCAAACTGCTGATGTCCTCAAACCAAATGTCATGGCCCCAGGATCCTCCATTTGGGCTGCGTGGAGCCCCAACAGTGAAGGAGATCCTTCTATCAAGG GGCAAAACTTTGCGCTTGTATCAGGTACTAGCATGGCCACTCCTCACATAGCTGGTATTGCGGCTTTAATCAAGCAAAAGCACCCTAGGTGGAGTCCTGCAGCAATCACATCAGCAATGATGACCACTGCCAGTACATTTGACCATTCTGGCTCTCCCATTTTAGCACAGTTAACTAGCCAAATAGCCCCTGCTACACCGTTCGATTTTGGTGCTGGATTCATAAACCCAGTCCATGCCATCGACCCAGGACTCGTATTCGATTCTCATTTTGAACAATATGTCCAGTTTCTTTGTGCTGTTCCAGGTGTTGATGAAGGTTCTGTAAGACAAGCAGTAGGAACTGGTTGTCCAACAAAGAGAAGAGCATGGTGTTCAGATTTGAACACCGCTAGTGTGACAATTTCGAATCTAGTTGGGTCAAGAAAGGTGATTCGTAGTGTTACAAACGTGAGCAGCAGGAATGAGGTTTATAGAGTGACTGTGAGACAACCATCAGGTGTAAACGTAACTGTTTCCCCACGAGTAGTTGTGATAAGCGGTAATGCTTCGAAGCATCTTAGCATTATGTTGACGGCAATTAAGGCAACGAGAAGTTACACATTCGGAGAGATGGTGTTGCATGGAAGCAGAAAGCATGTTGTTAGAGTTCCTATAGCTGTTTACGTTAGCAAATCATTGAAAAGCTGA
- the LOC118039141 gene encoding light-harvesting complex-like protein 3 isotype 1, chloroplastic, translating to MSLFPPPLTRLPPSFSSKHQFIFKPTLSLRPTNPHFLLSTSKASTDDGGAGVSASAATVEEPKLEQKAPDSSESVPVAEKNSNGAVVPGGGVEVEVSKFEDPRWISGTWDLKQFEKDGKTDWDAVIDAEVRRRKWLEGNPESSSNDDPVVFDTSIIPWWSWMKRFHLPEAELLNGRAAMIGFFMAYLVDSLTGVGVVDQMGNFFCKTLLFVAVVGVLLIRKNEDLETIKTLLEETTFYDRQWQATWQDETSSIPKNE from the exons ATGTCTTTGTTCCCTCCGCCACTAACTCGCCTTCCACCCTCCTTCTCATCCAAACACCAGTTCATTTTCAAACCCACGCTCTCTCTCAGACCCACAAACCCTCATTTTCTCCTCTCCACTTCCAAGGCCTCTACAGACGATGGAGGAGCTGGAGTTTCAGCCTCTGCCGCCACTGTAGAAGAACCAAAATTGGAGCAGAAGGCACCAGATTCTTCTGAATCAGTTCCTGTGGCTGAGAAGAACTCTAATGGAGCTGTGGTTCCTGGTGGAGGGGTGGAGGTTGAAGTGAGTAAATTTGAGGACCCCAGGTGGATTTCAGGGACTTGGGACTTGAAGCAGTTTGAGAAAGATGGGAAAACTGATTGGGATGCTGTTATTGATGCTg AGGTTAGGAGGAGAAAATGGCTCGAGGGTAACCCAGAATCATCAAGTAATGACGACCCTGTTGTTTTTGACACCTCAATAATACCATGGTGGTCATGGATGAAAAGATTCCATCTGCCTGAAGCAGAACTTCTCAATG GCCGTGCTGCAATGATTGGGTTCTTCATGGCTTACCTGGTTGATAGCTTGACTGGTGTTGGTGTCGTTGATCAGATGGGCAACTTCTTCTGCAAAACTCTATTGTTTGTAGCTGTGGTCGGAGTACTTTTAATACGAAAGAATGAGGATTTAGAAACCATAAAAACATTGCTGGAGGAGACAACCTTCTATGACAGGCAATGGCAAGCAACCTGGCAGGATGAGACATCTTCCATCCCTAAAAACGAGTAG
- the LOC118039139 gene encoding uncharacterized protein, giving the protein MPRKMAKLCRGKAVIVSVYEERPGKRRVSSSSNSHHHHHHHYVHHVIKQEVTLHKNGDSRKGYSRRAELLHYSERLRESALSATSSPSVPKPISSNNQHHQPTTNIVAAPRKPRFSRSTSPTCLGDWKILIPNCRSLTSIQAKQKKKKKHSGSTSNAMITVMKSLEVQKKKGFILKLLSKLQRHR; this is encoded by the exons ATGCCAAGAAAAATG GCAAAGTTGTGCAGGGGGAAGGCAGTGATAGTGAGTGTGTATGAAGAGAGGCCAGGGAAAAGAAGGgtctcatcatcatcaaatagccaccaccaccaccaccaccactatgTTCATCATGTCATCAAACAAGAGGTAACCCTACACAAGAATGGAGATTCTCGTAAAGGATACAGTAGAAGAGCTGAGCTTCTTCACTACTCTGAACGCCTTCGAGAGTCTGCTCTATCAGCAACATCCTCCCCTTCAGTACCGAAGCCAATTTCTTCCAACAACCAACACCACCAACCCACAACAAAC ATTGTTGCTGCTCCAAGGAAGCCAAGATTCTCCAGGAGCACTAGTCCCACTTGTCTAGGCGATTGGAAGATCTTGATTCCGAATTGCAGATCTTTGACAAGTATCCAAGCtaagcaaaagaagaaaaagaaacatagTGGATCCACAAGCAATGCCATGATAACTGTAATGAAAAGCCTAGAG GTACAAAAGAAGAAGGGATTTATTCTGAAACTGCTCTCAAAACTGCAAAGGCATAGATGA